Genomic DNA from Bacteroidota bacterium:
ATATGAGCTTAAGCGTGATGCAATTACCAATGTTGTATTAAACAAGTTGTTTAAATACACCCAACTCCAAACTTCATTTAGTGTTAACAACATTGCCCTTGTAAAAGGAAGGCCAATGATGCTTAATTTAAAAGATATGCTTGTTCATTTTGTTGATCACAGGCATGAAGTTGTTGTAAGAAGAACTCAATACGAACTAAAGGAAGCTCAAAAAAGGGCGCATATTCTTGAAGGATTATTAATTGCGCTTGACCATTTAGATGAAGTAATTAAGCTAATTCGCGCTTCAAGAACCCCAGAAGATGCAAGAAACGGGCTAATGGGCCAGTTCGGGCTAAGTGAAATCCAAGCCAGGGCTATTCTTGATTTGAGATTACAAAAGTTAACCGGACTTGAACGCGATAATATTAAAGCAGAACATGCTGAGTTAATGAAGCAAATCAATTATTACCAGGAAATTTTAGGTAATGAAGGCCTAAGAATGGAAATTATAAAAACAGAATTAATCGAAATACGTGATAAATATGGTGATGAAAGAAGGACTGACATTGTATATGCAGCTGATGATTTCCGTATTGAAGACATGATTGCTGATGAGGCTGTTGTTATTACTATTTCTCATCTTGGTTATATTAAAAGGACTGCTCTTTCAGAATACCGTGTACAAAGCAGGGGAGGAAGAGGTTCTAAAGGCAGTGCCACGCGTGATGAGGATTTCCTTGAACATATATTCATTGCAACTGCCCATAACTATATGCTTTTCTTTACTGAACAAGGCAAATGTTTTTGGTTAAGGGTATTTGAAATTCCTGAAGGAACTAAGACTTCAAAAGGAAGAGCCATTCAAAATTTAGTTAATATCGGGCCAGATGATAAGGTAAAGGCTTTTATTAATGTGAAGGATCTTACTGATCAGGAATATATCAAAAATAACTACATAATTATGTGTACCGAGAAAGGTGTGATTAAGAAAACCACACTTGAGGCTTATTCCAGGCCAAGGGTAAATGGTATTAATGCCATTACTGTTCGTGAAGGCGATCATTTACTTGGGGCAAGATTGACCAACGGTAAAAATGAAATTATTATGGCATTGCGTTCTGGTAGAGCAATCCGTTTTAATGAGGAGAAAGTTAGGCCAATGGGTAGAAATGCATCAGGAGTAAGAGGAGTAAGGCTAAAGGATGAAAAAGATGCGGTAGTGGGTATGATATGCGTTTCTGATCTTACATCTACAGTTTTGGTTGTATCTGAAAAAGGATACGGAAAACGTACTGATGTAGAGGATTATAGAATTACTAACCGTGGAGGTAAAGGTGTTAAAACCTTGAATGTAACTGAAAAAACAGGTGAACTAATTGCAATTAAACTTGTAAGCGATGAGGAAGATTTGATGATTATTACCAAGTCTGGTGTTGTAATCAGAACACCGGTTTCTGAATTAAGGGTAATGGGAAGAGCCACACAAGGGGTAAGGTTGATAAATTTAAAAGGTAATGCAAGTATAGCAGCAGTTACAAATGTTCCCCATGAGGATGAGGAGCAGGAAATAATTGTAACTGATGATGGAATTGTAGTGGATTTAGGACCATCAATTGACACAACACCTGATAATAATGGATCCAGTGGAAATGAACCTGAGACAGACGAATCAGAAGAAGAAAATCCAGAGGTTGAATAATTCTTTTTAATACTAAAAGAGAGGTTGAATCTATGGATTCAGCCTCTTTTTTAGTATTAATTTTTCAAAGACTATGAAAATGGCATAAAAAGTGAGAACTTTAACACCTGAAATTAAAAACCCACGTTTGTAATTTTTAATTATTAAGATAAAGGAAGAATTAAAAAAGATTTTATGGAATCAAAAACAAATAATTCAATTATGAAAAAATTAATCCTCTCAGCAATCCTTGCTGCTGCAACCACCCTTACTTTTGCACAAAATAACAAGGTTGTTACTGCTTTTAATTACCATAAGTATTATGTTGAAAGGGGCGGCAAATTAGATGATCTTATGAATGCAAAGGCGGCAATTGACGAGGCTACCCAACATGCACAAACAATGGGAAATTCAAAAACCTGGTATTACAGGGGACAGATTTATCATGCAATGGTGGAGAGTAAGGAAGCATCCTTAATTGAAACTAAGGATAAAAACCTTCAGGAAACAGTAAAATCTTACCTTAAAACACTTGAACTTGATTCAAAAAAGGAATATTCTAGAGAAACATTGCAGCGATTGGCAATTGCTCAAATACAATATTTAAACCTTGGGGTTGAGCAATTCGAGAATAAAAAGTACGTACATGCAGCAAATGCTTTTGAAGAGGCTGTAATTGTTGCAGGACATCTTAATAAGGTTGATACTTTAGCCTTATACAATGCTGCATTGGCTGCTGAAAAAGGCAATTTAAATGATAAAGCTATAGCTCATTATGAAAGATTAATCCAATTGAAATACGGAGGGGCTAATACCTACATATTTCTTTCCAATATCCATAAAAATCTAAAACAGGATGATAAAGCTCAGGAAGTTATCAAAAAAGGAAGAACCGCTTTTCCTGATGATAAAAACCTGATAATTGAGGAACTTAATTATTATTTAATCCAGGGTAAATTAAAAGAAGCAATTTCAAATCTAGAATTAGCCGTGCAGGCAGATCCAGCCAACCATATTCTTATTTTTTCACTTGGAAGTGTTTATGATAATCTTGCCAATCCTGATAAAGAGAAAACTCAACCAACCCCAGCTGAATATACTGAATACATGAACAAATCCGAGGCTTCATATAAAAAAGCACTGGAAGTAAAACCTGATTATTTTGATGCTATTTACAATTTAGGGGCCTTGTATTTTAACCAAGCTGTAAAAATTAATGATCAATCACAAAATATTAAAGATAACGCTGTTTATGCAAAGGAAATTAAAAAATCAGATGATAAATTTGCACTGGCATTACCATATTTGGAAAAAGCACACGAACTTGATCCTAAAGACAGAAATACTTTGATTTCTTTAAAACAACTTTATGCCCGTACACAACAGGCCGATAAATACAAAAAGATCAAGGAATTATTGGAGAATTAAACTAATTTATAATTATCTTTAAAGAAAGGGGAATCGTATTGATTTCCCTTTCTTTCTTTAATCCTATTTAACATAATATTAATTATAGGGCAAATATATAAATGTAACAATACGATTTTATGCTCATTACATACAATTTTAAAATCAGGTTTTAAAATATTAAATTTAATTCTATTTAATAAAGAATTGGATGAATTTAAAAAAGCTATTAATAATTGGACTATTAATTGCGATTATAATATACCTTGTATTTGCATTAATTATAGAAACAATACAATTGGCAATTACTGCAGCGGTATTATTTTTACTTACCTATCTTTTGATTATTCTCATTAAAGGAAAAAAAGAAAAATAAATGTCTTAATACTGTCATTATAGAATATTGGTCTTCTTTTATCCTATGATTTGCTTTACCCTGCCAATTTCTCCATTTTCCAGCCTCACTTTAATTCCATGGTGATGCATTGGCGAATTTGTAAGAATATCTTTTACGATCCCTTGTGTAAGTATTCCTGATTTTTGATTTTGCTTTGTAACTATCTTTACAATTAATCCTGATTTAATATCAGCTCGATTTGTTCCATCCATTTTATACTATTTAGTTTTTAAAGTTAATTTTATAAATCGTTTTCATTACAATATATCTGTTCATTTTTTATAGTTTTACAAAAAAAACAATTTCCAATGAGGTATATATTTGGTTTGATACTAATATTTATAATTGCATCCTGTCAGGAAAAAACTCCTGATGCTTATTTTAAGGTTTCTAATGAGGGAAATTTACCTGGCAAGGAAATCAAAATAATAAACCAGACTATTGAAGGTCATTTCTTTAAATGGGAAGTATTAAATTACGCGAATTATTTCATAGAAGAATTTTCAACGAAAGATTTAACATATACTCCCAGTAAGGAAGGACAATATTCTATTACATTAAAAGCCTATTCAAAAAACAAGACAAAATCAGATGAATACTCTAAATCATTGATAGTAGAGGCTGATAAAGGCAAGGTGATTTTTTACAGGAACTTCAATTATAGTGCTTGCACCAGTGGCGATATATTTGTAACCATTTCACCTGGAAACCACGAAGGAAGTATTTATTCCTCCTATAATTATGTTCCTAATTGTACAACAACCTATGGCAATTATATTAAAGAATTAGAAAGTGGGGAGTATTCTTATACAGCCCGTCATGGATACTCCAGCAATTGTAAAAAATGGAGCGGTAATTTTACCATAACAAAGAATGGTTGCTACCCAATTTTGATGGCACTATAGTATTGGTTTAATTTTTTTTTTATTTATTACAAGATCCCAGCCAAGGGCGCTCGCACCTAATATTGCACTGTTTTTATCCAGTAATTCGGAGATTTGCAATTTGATTTTATTTTTAAATACGGGGAGCAAATTTTCTTCCATGGCTATTTTAGCAGGAGCCAGTAATAAATCACCTGCTCTTGCCAGTCCTCCTCCAAAAAAAATTGCCTCAGGGTCAAGAATAGAAACAATATCTGCCAATTTTTTGCCCAAAATAGCTGCGGTATATTCAAATGCTTTTATAGCTATTGTATCTCCATTTTCTGCTGCTTGGGTAATTTGTTCACCTGTTAAGTTATTAAAGGTAATATCCCGGAATTCACTATTTTGTTTTGAATCAGAAAGCATATAATAAATTGTCCTTTTAATTCCTTCGGCTGAAACATAAGCTTCCAGGCATCCGCGTATTCCCGATCCGCACATTCTCCCATTTTCATGCATTATAATGTGCCCCATTTCACCTGCGAAACCCTGGTGGCCATGTACTATTTTTCCATTTGTATAAATACCGCTTCCCAATCCTGTACCAAGAGTTAAACTTAAAAAATTATCCATTTTTTTTGCACCACCAAATAATTTCTCCCCAATAGCAGCAGCATTTGCATCATTGGTTAATGCAACAGGAAGTTCTGTATTTTGGTTAAATAGCTTTACAAAGGGAATTATACCCTTCCAGGATAGATTAACAGGATATTCAATTGTTCCACGGTAAAAATTTGCATTTGGAGCACCAATTCCAATTGCTTTTATTGCCAAATTTTCCCTGGATTCATTTTTAAGTTGATTAATTGCCTTTAAACATTGTTTAACAAATTCATTTACCTCAGTAAATTCACTCGTGGTTAGTATGCATTTTTCAAAACAAGTCCCAAAGGCATCAACTAAACCAATTTCGGTTGTAAATCCTCCCACATCGATACCGGCTACAACTGAAATTTCCTGCATTATTATTTGTTTTGCTCTGCGTAAGCATGAACCTCTTCTAAAGCCTTAATAGCGGGAAATTGTTTACCTTCAATATACTTTAAAAGCGCTCCCCCTCCTGTTGAAACATGAGAGAACTGGTCTGTTAAACCGAATTTTTTTACCGCTGCGGATGTTTCCCCCCCACCTATAAGGGAAAATGCACCATTTCGGGTAGCATTAGCAATAGCTTTTGCAATTGCTTTTGTACCACCTTCAAATTCATTGATTTCAAACACACCCATTGGTCCATTCCAAAGTATGGTTTTTGAGTTATCAATAATATCCTCAAACATGCCTCTTGCTTCAAAACCAATGTCCATTCCTTTAAAATGCTCAGGTATTTGGTCAGTTTGTGAATCTTCGGGATCGTTAGCCTCATCCATATCCACAATCATAGAATCTAGGGGAAGCATTATTTTTACATTGTTTTGTTTTGCTTTTTCTAATAAAGCCAGGGCCTTATCCAAAGCATCTTTTTCATAAATGGAACTTCCTATATCTCCGCCTTTAGCCTTAACAAAAGTATAAGCCATAGCCCCACCAATAAGTAAATAATCCACTTTATCCAACAATACTTCAATAACTTTTATCTTATCGGATACTTTAGCCCCACCAATTATTGCAATAAATGGTTTTTGCTGATTTTCCATTATCTTATTTATTTTCTCAAGTTCTTTTAAAAACAATATACCTGCATACCTTTCTTTAATAAATTGAGGCAAAACAGAAACTGATGCATGAGGGCGATGGGCTGCTCCAAAGGCATCATTTACATATACATCACCAAGAGATGCAAGTTTTCTTGCAAAATCCTCGCTTCCCTCCTCTTCTTCTTTGTGAAATCTTAGGTTCTCCAACAAAAGAACTTCTCCTTTTTTTAAGCCTCTGGAAAGTGAAACAGCTTGATTGCCAATGCAATCATCAGCAAAAAGAACTTCTAGTTTTAACAGTTCGCTTAAAACAGGAAGCACATTTGTTAAAGATAGTTCCTCTTTAAACTCACCTTCTGGTTTACCTAAATGTGTCATTATAATTACTGAACCACCGTCTCTTATTATTTTTCGAATGGTTGGAATTGTTTTCCTTATTCTTGTATCATCGGTAATCTCTTGCATTTCATTGAAGGGAACATTAAAATCAACTCTTAAGAGCACTTTTTTTCCTTTGAAATTGGCCTCATCTATGTTTTTCATTTTCAGGAATTATTTTTAGGTAAATAGATTTTTTAATGCACGAATCATCAAATATTGAGCCTGCAATAAATTTTTAAATTATGTGTGGATTAAAGGGAGATTTTCATTTTTAATCCCAAATGTTTTGCAGAACAAGTGGAAAAAAAGTCACATTTTGAGTAAATGTTTCATCAAGAAACGGATAGTATAAATTCAAATTAGATTAAAAGCTTTATCACTTAATATGGAGAAAAGGCATTTGAAAAACCTGGTTTACTTAAAAACTATTTGACAAATGAATATTTGCCTTTCTCTGCTGATTTCTGTACTTTTGTATTATGTTAATTAAAGCTAGTATAAAATTACTTGTTTAGTTGCTTTTACTAAAAAAACGAACAACATGAAAATTGCATTCTATTTTTTAATATTATTTTCTGCCTTGAATTTTTCGGCATGTAACCAATCTGTTGATAATAAAACCATTGGTACCGAAAACAATATAGATGTTTTGCCTGTGGAGGCCCATAATGTTAATGAATTTAATACTGGTGCCCTTAATCCAGTACATGGCGAGCCAGGGCATCGTTGTGAAATTGCGGTTGGTGCGCCCTTAGATTCAGATCCTGGACAAGCTGCTATTACCACCATTTCCCAGCCTGATTTATCTACTACACCTACATTTTCTCAACCCGTTGAAAAGGTTATTGCTGCCAATGGAACTAATCCTGCACACGGTGAACCAGGCCATGATTGTGCTATTGCCGTTGGAGCCCCATTAAATAAATAAGAAATTAATTTAATCGATTTCTTTTTCACTTTACTTAACCTTTAAATTAAGTTCAATCTATTTGAATTATATGGTCTTTTTATTTAAGCAAACTAATAGTTTTCTTAAATACCTGTTAAAAATTCTTGATTGAATTTTTAACCCATTTTATTTTCCCAATAAATCTATATTAATATTTCATCTTTTTGTTATATATATTCATTTATATCAAAGAGCTAATAAATAAATATATAATTATGGTTCATTAATATTTGGCACTTGAATTGGCTGGATGAAAAGTATATTCATTCAATTAATTTATGAAAATTGCCCAAATTGCACCTTTGTATGAGAGTATTCCACCAAAAATGTATGGCGGAACCGAACGCATTGTTTATTACCTTACTGAAGAACTCATTAAACAAGGTCATCATGTAACTCTTTTCGCTTCGGGGGATTCAAGAACCAATGCTGAACTGGTTTCAATATGTGATAATTCCTTACGATTAAATCAGCAATGTGTTGATCCATTTGCCCATCATATTGTACAATTGCAATTGGTCCAAAACAGGATTTCCGAATTTGATATAGTGCATTACCATACTGATTATTTTCACTTTCCATCTTCATCCCTTAATAAAGAGGTTAACCACGTTACCACAGTACATGGGAGATTAGATATTATTGATTTGCAAAATGTATACACCGTTTTTAACGGAATACCTTTAATCTCAATTTCGAATAACCAGCGTATTCCAATCCCTTATGCAAACTGGGTAGGAACGGTTTATCATGGGCTTCCTTTTAATTTATATAAATTCTATCCAAGTCAAGGTAAATATTTAGCCTTCCTGGGAAGGATATCTCCTGAAAAAGGGGTAGAACGAGCAATAGAAATTGCAAAGCGATCTGGAATTAAATTGATTATTGCTGCAAAAATAAGTAATGTGGATGAAATATATTTTCAAACTACAATAAAACCACTTCTAAATAATGAGTTAATAGAATTTATCGGGGAAATTGGTGAAAAAGAAAAAGGTGATTTTTTGGGAAATGCAATTGCCTTGCTCTTTCCTATTGACTGGCCAGAGCCCTTTGGCATAGTTATGATTGAATCCCTTGCTTGTGGCACCCCTGTAATAGGTTTTAACAAGGGTTCAGTACCGGAAATATTAACTGAAGGGGAAAACGGGTTCATTATTGATTCAATAGAAGCTGGAGTTAAAGCAATTACTAATATAAATTCAGTTGACAGGGCGAAATGCAGAGCAATTTTTGAAGAAAAATTTTCTGCTGAAAGAATGACAAATGATTATTTGAAAATTTATGAACAAATACTAAAGAAAAAAGTCTTTTCAAATACTGTCAATTATTAATTTTTAAGCTATTTTATGAGTAACCGGATTAAAATTGAAGACAATTATTACATTTCTGCTACATCAACTTATGCTGATAGCAGGGTATTTGTGTTAAATAATGCGGATACTTTTGGTGTGTTTGATTTATGGGGAGACATTAATCTGATCGGGAAGGAAGCACAGGGAATTTACCATGCAGGAACTCGCTTTGTTTCTGAGCTTGAATTTAAAGTTAATGGTGAAAGGCCAGTATTATTGAGTTCTGCTATTCGGGAAGAAAATGATATTTTACATGCAGATTTAACCAATGTAGATGTTATAATTAATGGAGAAATAACCTTAATAAAAGGATCCATTCACATTAGTAGAATCAAGTTTATAAAGAACGGCATGTGCCATGAAAAAATAACCTTGATTAATTACAATAGAAGTGCTCATGAGCTGAATTTTTCGTTTTCTATTGATGCTGATTTTAAAGATATTTTTGAAATCAGAGGGATCAAGCGGGAAAATCGAGGTGAGACTGTACAAATTAATAAAAATTTAGAGAAATTCACTTTCACCTATCTGGGTCTTGATAATATTAGCAGAAAGACTGAATTCACTTTTTTTCCACTGCCTGATAATAGTATAGGTTCAGAGCTTAATTACAAAGTTGTTTTACAACCTTTAATAGCCTTTGAACTGAGTTATAGTATTTCTTTTGAAATCGGTTCTAAATCAATTAAAACCGAACAAATGGATTTTTATAATTGCTATAAACAATTAAATATTCAGTTGGAAAAAGAGAAGAAGCAAATAGCAGGAATAACAACTGAAAATGGTTTTTTTAATCATTGGATCAACCGCTCAAGAGTTGACCTTATTTCATTGATCGCTCACACTCCGCACGGTAGATATCCATATGCTGGAATTCCATGGTATAATACTGCTTTTGGAAGAGACGGTATTATTACAGCCCTTGAGGTTTTATGGGTATATCCTGATATTGCAAAAGGTGTTTTATTTTATTTGGCTCAAACCCAATCCAAGTCAACCAATTATTACCAGGATTCAGAACCAGGAAAAATTTTTCATGAAACACGGGAAGGAGAAATGGCTGAATTAGGCGAAGTTCCATTTAAATTATATTATGGAACTGTAGATGCAACACCCTTATTTATTGTGTTGGCAGGCGCATATTACAAGCGCACTAATGATTTGGAAACAATAAAAAAGATTTGGAAAAATATTGAAGCAGCACTTGCATGGATAGAAAAATATGGAGATTTGGATGGGGATGGATTTGTAGAATATCAGCATCATTCTGAACAAGGTCTATACAACCAGGGATGGAAGGATTCATACGATTCTGTAAGTCATAAAAATGGTGATTTGGCCAACTCCCCCATTGCCTTGTGTGAAGTTCAGGCTTATGTTTTTGATGCAAAAAAAAATGCATCTTTCCTTGCAAATGCTTTAGGTTTCCAGGCTTTATCAAACAAATTGAATGAAGAGGCCGAACTATTGAAAAAAAAATTTAATGAGGCATTTTGGGATGAGGAATTGCAGTGCTTTGTTCTTGCACTTGATGGAAACAAAGAACCTTGCAGGGTTAAGTCTTCAAATGTTGGGCACTGTTTATTTTCAGGAATAGTAAATCAGGAATATGTAATGCCTTTAGTTAATACACTATTTGCAAAGGAAATGTTCTCACAATGGGGAATAAGAACACTTTCCTCTGAGGAGGTAAGGTATAATCCAATGTCTTATCACAATGGTTCTGTTTGGCCCCATGATAATGCTTTAATTGCTTTTGGTTTAGCAAGATATGGATTGCAAAAAGAGGCCTTGAAAATATTAAGCAGTTTTTACCAGGCAACAATGTATATTGATCTTCAGAGATTACCCGAGCTATTTTGTGGTTTTGAAAGGCAATTTGGGGAAGGTCCAATTGCTTATCCAGTTGCCTGTTCACCACAAGCCTGGGCAGTTGGGGCTTTATATATGTTATTACAAGCCTGTATTAAAATTGATATTAATGCTATCGAAAAAAGAGTAACCTTCCATAAACCGGTACTGCCTGATTTTATCCATAGAATAGAAATAGACAATTTAACTCTTGGAAGTGAAGTTGCTGCTATTCGATTACAAAAACAAATAGTTGAAACTGAAAGTTCTGATGTTACCATCATGGTAATTAAAAAGCCTGCAGATTGGGAAATAGTGATCATTAAATAAAATCTTCAGACTTTTTTATTTTGTCCTAATAATTGAATTAGTGCATGTTAAATAAAAAAAAATGCAGAAGTGTTTATAGAAACAGTAGAATAAAGGATTAATGTATTATTTTCCAGTAAATCATTTTACTCAAAAAATGACATTCTATAAAATCCAATCCTTTTAATATCAATTTATTTCATTGCTTGCTTATTAGAT
This window encodes:
- a CDS encoding YwbE family protein; protein product: MDGTNRADIKSGLIVKIVTKQNQKSGILTQGIVKDILTNSPMHHHGIKVRLENGEIGRVKQIIG
- a CDS encoding tetratricopeptide repeat protein, translated to MKKLILSAILAAATTLTFAQNNKVVTAFNYHKYYVERGGKLDDLMNAKAAIDEATQHAQTMGNSKTWYYRGQIYHAMVESKEASLIETKDKNLQETVKSYLKTLELDSKKEYSRETLQRLAIAQIQYLNLGVEQFENKKYVHAANAFEEAVIVAGHLNKVDTLALYNAALAAEKGNLNDKAIAHYERLIQLKYGGANTYIFLSNIHKNLKQDDKAQEVIKKGRTAFPDDKNLIIEELNYYLIQGKLKEAISNLELAVQADPANHILIFSLGSVYDNLANPDKEKTQPTPAEYTEYMNKSEASYKKALEVKPDYFDAIYNLGALYFNQAVKINDQSQNIKDNAVYAKEIKKSDDKFALALPYLEKAHELDPKDRNTLISLKQLYARTQQADKYKKIKELLEN
- a CDS encoding amylo-alpha-1,6-glucosidase, whose amino-acid sequence is MSNRIKIEDNYYISATSTYADSRVFVLNNADTFGVFDLWGDINLIGKEAQGIYHAGTRFVSELEFKVNGERPVLLSSAIREENDILHADLTNVDVIINGEITLIKGSIHISRIKFIKNGMCHEKITLINYNRSAHELNFSFSIDADFKDIFEIRGIKRENRGETVQINKNLEKFTFTYLGLDNISRKTEFTFFPLPDNSIGSELNYKVVLQPLIAFELSYSISFEIGSKSIKTEQMDFYNCYKQLNIQLEKEKKQIAGITTENGFFNHWINRSRVDLISLIAHTPHGRYPYAGIPWYNTAFGRDGIITALEVLWVYPDIAKGVLFYLAQTQSKSTNYYQDSEPGKIFHETREGEMAELGEVPFKLYYGTVDATPLFIVLAGAYYKRTNDLETIKKIWKNIEAALAWIEKYGDLDGDGFVEYQHHSEQGLYNQGWKDSYDSVSHKNGDLANSPIALCEVQAYVFDAKKNASFLANALGFQALSNKLNEEAELLKKKFNEAFWDEELQCFVLALDGNKEPCRVKSSNVGHCLFSGIVNQEYVMPLVNTLFAKEMFSQWGIRTLSSEEVRYNPMSYHNGSVWPHDNALIAFGLARYGLQKEALKILSSFYQATMYIDLQRLPELFCGFERQFGEGPIAYPVACSPQAWAVGALYMLLQACIKIDINAIEKRVTFHKPVLPDFIHRIEIDNLTLGSEVAAIRLQKQIVETESSDVTIMVIKKPADWEIVIIK
- the gyrA gene encoding DNA gyrase subunit A; this translates as MAEEEGKIININIEDEMKTAYIDYSMSVIVSRALPDVRDGLKPVHRRVLYGMLDLGVLSNRAHKKSARIVGEVLGKYHPHGDTSVYDAMVRMAQEWSLRYPLVDGQGNFGSIDGDSPAAMRYTEARLKKIAEEMVADIDKETVDFRLNFDDSLEEPTVLPARIPNLLINGASGIAVGMATNMPPHNLTEVINATVAYIDNREIDIAGLMQYVKAPDFPTGGTIYGYEGVKDAFETGRGRVVMRAKSHIENENGRDQIVVTEIPYMVNKAEMIKKTAELVEDKKIEGISDMRDESDRDGMRIVYELKRDAITNVVLNKLFKYTQLQTSFSVNNIALVKGRPMMLNLKDMLVHFVDHRHEVVVRRTQYELKEAQKRAHILEGLLIALDHLDEVIKLIRASRTPEDARNGLMGQFGLSEIQARAILDLRLQKLTGLERDNIKAEHAELMKQINYYQEILGNEGLRMEIIKTELIEIRDKYGDERRTDIVYAADDFRIEDMIADEAVVITISHLGYIKRTALSEYRVQSRGGRGSKGSATRDEDFLEHIFIATAHNYMLFFTEQGKCFWLRVFEIPEGTKTSKGRAIQNLVNIGPDDKVKAFINVKDLTDQEYIKNNYIIMCTEKGVIKKTTLEAYSRPRVNGINAITVREGDHLLGARLTNGKNEIIMALRSGRAIRFNEEKVRPMGRNASGVRGVRLKDEKDAVVGMICVSDLTSTVLVVSEKGYGKRTDVEDYRITNRGGKGVKTLNVTEKTGELIAIKLVSDEEDLMIITKSGVVIRTPVSELRVMGRATQGVRLINLKGNASIAAVTNVPHEDEEQEIIVTDDGIVVDLGPSIDTTPDNNGSSGNEPETDESEEENPEVE
- a CDS encoding phosphoglycerate kinase, coding for MKNIDEANFKGKKVLLRVDFNVPFNEMQEITDDTRIRKTIPTIRKIIRDGGSVIIMTHLGKPEGEFKEELSLTNVLPVLSELLKLEVLFADDCIGNQAVSLSRGLKKGEVLLLENLRFHKEEEEGSEDFARKLASLGDVYVNDAFGAAHRPHASVSVLPQFIKERYAGILFLKELEKINKIMENQQKPFIAIIGGAKVSDKIKVIEVLLDKVDYLLIGGAMAYTFVKAKGGDIGSSIYEKDALDKALALLEKAKQNNVKIMLPLDSMIVDMDEANDPEDSQTDQIPEHFKGMDIGFEARGMFEDIIDNSKTILWNGPMGVFEINEFEGGTKAIAKAIANATRNGAFSLIGGGETSAAVKKFGLTDQFSHVSTGGGALLKYIEGKQFPAIKALEEVHAYAEQNK
- a CDS encoding ROK family protein; translated protein: MQEISVVAGIDVGGFTTEIGLVDAFGTCFEKCILTTSEFTEVNEFVKQCLKAINQLKNESRENLAIKAIGIGAPNANFYRGTIEYPVNLSWKGIIPFVKLFNQNTELPVALTNDANAAAIGEKLFGGAKKMDNFLSLTLGTGLGSGIYTNGKIVHGHQGFAGEMGHIIMHENGRMCGSGIRGCLEAYVSAEGIKRTIYYMLSDSKQNSEFRDITFNNLTGEQITQAAENGDTIAIKAFEYTAAILGKKLADIVSILDPEAIFFGGGLARAGDLLLAPAKIAMEENLLPVFKNKIKLQISELLDKNSAILGASALGWDLVINKKKIKPIL
- a CDS encoding glycosyltransferase family 4 protein, giving the protein MKIAQIAPLYESIPPKMYGGTERIVYYLTEELIKQGHHVTLFASGDSRTNAELVSICDNSLRLNQQCVDPFAHHIVQLQLVQNRISEFDIVHYHTDYFHFPSSSLNKEVNHVTTVHGRLDIIDLQNVYTVFNGIPLISISNNQRIPIPYANWVGTVYHGLPFNLYKFYPSQGKYLAFLGRISPEKGVERAIEIAKRSGIKLIIAAKISNVDEIYFQTTIKPLLNNELIEFIGEIGEKEKGDFLGNAIALLFPIDWPEPFGIVMIESLACGTPVIGFNKGSVPEILTEGENGFIIDSIEAGVKAITNINSVDRAKCRAIFEEKFSAERMTNDYLKIYEQILKKKVFSNTVNY